The sequence CCAGTATGTGCCATATGTAACTAATACCACTGTGAGGACAGCAGCGCTAGGCCGAGAGGCTACTCACTGCAGAGCCATTACCTCCAGGCCCATTGACAACTACACTACCACTTGTGCTGCATCAAAAAGTTCACAAAGACGTTATAAAACTAATCCACATGAAATGAGCAGTTTAGTCCAAACTTTCAGACGAGACACAGACATTTTAACAGATTTAAGTTACCCCTCATTTACACTGAACACGTGTGCGGCGCATTACGGCTTCGACAAGGTTTTATTCCATCCTCCACGTGGTGCTAactccatagacagtaaaagaaatggaccgagcgttcccattgacgtctacggcgaaagaatgaagtcaacctaggggcactcacttcctgatggctgagcgaactgcgcaggctcagactgagcttgacgacgtagatgtgacgtgagcctcctgtctgacagctgtgagtcttctagtagatgtggaaagcgaaagctgaatcacgttgtttaaatattttctcacgttgcttttggctcactatgggcttctccccattcttcccccttgactttatcagactttatgcctccacgtccccccgattgtctcatagacagtaaaagattgcctgcgagcgtctcttcaggtctatacggtaatttctcaactttgcgacagggtcgcgttggttatgacgcaatcgttagcctatttttacaaaaacagctgctgcggggcgatagtgtaagatacaaggtaatggagccttttatacattgtcatgtttctttagaaataaacaatggacaaatggagtctttaaacgtctcagatgtaaagttattcactgtcaaagtgactcaaaaatgaatgggagtcaatgggatgctaacagcaggtgatggcttggttagcaatggcagcccctaggggtggaacgctttccgagcgctagattacccccttggctaACTCACACCTAGAGCATATCAGAAGCGGAGCGACTGGACGAGTGAGACCACGTGATTTGCCTGTCCGACGTCCATTTCTCGTCTCCTACCAAGGATATACTGCCAATATACATGCAATACGTTTGGGAGTCTGCACAGggtgtttattttgaaattgacaaggatttttgacttttattttgtatttccgGTGCGACTTGGACGCGCGTCCGTCAAAAATAGACTGGGCAACAAAAAAAATAGACTGGGCACCTATATTTAGTGAAGCGACGCGGAGAGCCGCTTCTGGGAAGCTTCTGAAACACGCCGTGTCGCAGCCGGTGTAAACACAAGCATTGACTAGAATGGGCGCGATCAGCTCTGGTAGCCGTGTCGCAGCCGTAATGCGCCGCACACGTGTTCAGTGTAAATGAGGGGTAAggcttttttttcaaatataaacattcataaacacacacatcagctgttatgataaacagaagctcaatcATGCTTGCTTGACATGCGAGAGCCAATAAGGTTCATTTTCGTGTGTTTTGCACAAGCGGCAACTGCCcgcagtttctgttgaagccaatacggtagtcatttaaactgcaattcatcgactggccatcagggacaggctccagaaaggagcagaatctcatcgagccccatgttaaaatccccaactttacagcagaaaaacatgtttacagcctggaacaaattgtggttttggtctatatagcTAATtatgcccttcatgacaactgtgagagggggtgaatttttttataactcattcatttacattatataaagttagcctgacaagctagacccacatcaaaatgtttggtctggaaagtCACCATTAACAGGGCgtaatccgaggggcgggataaacggttgtctttcatactccctctgcacgcaattggatagcgctacaaccaaccagagcaacataatgtggagctagttgatagattaaacattcgctgtatccggtcggcaaaactccgatcacatcttccctttttaagaattacTTCATTGTCAttcttgttcttttctcagagaaaatcttaactccaagtcttccagagtcaagGTCAAAGTTGATTCGACAGcgtatacacgatgtgattggcctgaacagagtttggtttttacagctcagaactgtattgagagttgctagacgacacacgcggcagattagatttgctgctgctagggtgcgtcaaGATTTTTTGGCTAATATAAAGCCATagacagttaaaaaaaatatggacatagtgTCCGTGGCATCACCCATAGGGATTCtcataagccgttctgaagcgtaaagtagagacgagctggccgctGCCATCTTAGCAGCGCGTGTCagtcccggataacagaaaatgggcaaagaggtgtgacgtgggtggagcttaggtgatacaatgactatagacaaataaactataaatggctatccacctgtcactcaaagtaaccacgcccttaattatgcagaacttcaaggctttatataatgtaaatgaatgaaatgaaagtcaccccctcacagttgtaatgaagggcaaaattagctgtatagaccaaaaccacaatttgtaccaggctgtaaacatgatttttttctgctgtaaagttgggaaatTTAACATGGGGCTAAATGAGATtatgctcccttctggagcctgtctatagtggccagttgaggaattgcagtttaaattacttcAGTATTGGTAGTATTTCAAGAGACTAGGTGGTTGGCTTgcataaagccttaaagttctgcataattaagggcgtcggcactttgagtggcaggtggatagccatttatctgcagtctgttagtcattgcatcatctcagctccacccacgtcccgcctctttgcctattttctgttatccgggcatGACGCACTGACAACATAGCAATGGCCAGTTTGTCTCTACTTTACACTCCAGAACTGCTCTTCGGAAGACTATGGGTGATgccacggacactacgtccattttttttttacagtctatggtttcgcatcacatttgagcttcggCAAGAACcacagaaccaatgaggttcattctcatataacgcagcacgtttgagcttccagaAGGTtaggttgagcttctgttttgttcgctgatcaatgtttatgtgaaaaaaattaattcaatcaattaaatctgttcatcatataaagcgatcatgTGTCTTCAGGAAAAAAATGGTCTAAACCACTCTAATCATGTGGATTAGTTTTAGAATctctttattaactttttgtggtcgtttatcacttcatttttgttctgaagatgaacgaaagtcttacggtTTTGTAAAAACTTAGTGTACGGTTAGCGGTTGAGCGGGATTCGCGATCAATACCACCACCCCCAACTTCCGTTCTGACACTGCTGTCTTCAGGCTACGGTGACGTGGTTCTGCTGTAAGATTTATATAATTTTCTGTGGCGGAGCAAAAATGGCCCAAGTAAATGGGAATACTGTATCTAAAAGGTAAGTTACTCTGTATAAAACATGGCATAAAAGTGGTATCACAAATAATCACAGTCATGCTTATAGGCATTTCATAAAACATACTTTCTCTGCCTCTTGGTAGCGAGATTCCAAGTCCAGACCCAAACCAAGAGTGGTTAGGTTGTTAGTGGCAACTTGCTCAAAGTTTCGCTAAagatagagagagaaaaaaacattaacatttttgcATTCAATATTTGTATCTAAATAATAGAATGAGAACCCTTCAGTTGTGTTCAAAGATTTTGCATGTAAAGTGCACTAACCTTTACTGCCTCTATAATATCAGACAGCTTCAAACAAACCCTAAAGAAACACAACATCTGAATAAACGGATTATCCGCTCATTTCTCTTACACATTCTCTCTTTATTCAGCATGCACATTAATGCAGAAACAAAAGGTCATTTTATTTAGTAAATTCTAACTTGGAGAAAGCTACAGCAGCTGCATCGTCCTGATTCACACAAAGATGGAGAGATGTGGAGAAATGTCCACAGGCCAAAGCAAGCTCtgtaaaacaaacacacacacacacacacacacacacacacacacacacacacacacacacacacacacacacacacacacacacacacacacacacacacacacacacacacacacagtgatatATGAGCCAGCTGTATTCTTAAATGATGTGTGTAAACTTCTTGCAGTGACTTACTTTGCTCTGTCATCACAACATCAAGTAATTTCTATTGAGAGAAGAACAAAATATTTCACattgaaatataaaatgacTAATAGTCCACTGGtcagataaaactgaaaaatagcTTAGTGTACCTCTGTGGCAACCTTTGACAAAGCAgcaatatttgtgtttttatttctcTCGTTCTGAAAGAAGTTGTCCACATCCTGGGgagattacattttatatataaatcacATTAATATAGTTTTAGTCCTATATCATATCACTGCACAGTGCAGTGTTTGGTACAAAAGACTTTCCCAGCAGTGGATGGGATGAAAACCTGCATAAATCGCTCACATAAACAACAAACTTTCACACAGATATACCTTATGACTTTCCTTCCTCATCTCCTCCATAGCCTGACTAAGACGATTCAAGATTCCTTTCCTGCCTCTCTGTTTTCCAGGAGACTAGTCGAAATACACATACAAAGACAAAAGTGAGATTAATCAACAAATATTTTGTCACCTTTCCCTCAAAACTGATTAAGGTTATGACAGAAAAACAGCAAAATGGGTCAATAAAAACagaagcctttcatgcaaagaTCTTCAAGGTGGTAGCTGTGTTTTTGAACCATGATAACCAGTTTCCAGCAGGTTCATGCGGGATCGGGTCTCCACAAGCTGATCAATGACAAAAAATGATACCTAATGAGGTAATGACCAGCTACCATGTTCCAAAACACAAATACTACCTTCAGTTTTAGCTAAAGACCTCAGCAGGTTAGCATTGCATTTTCAATCATAGATGAAGTTATGATGCAGATTTTGAATTCATGAAAAATCAGTCATATtttctgtatgtatgtatgtatgtatgtatgtgtgtgcatgtgcgtgtgtatATTAAACCTCAGAGTTAATAAGAAAGCTGTCCAGTGCTTTGCACTTGCAGAGAGTTGGGTGTGTTGCCACCTGCTGGAGATAAAACTCCAAAGCTTTACAATAACCCTGCCAATCTTTGCCTAGAGCCAGGAAACCTGAACACACATAAGAAACAAAGCATCAAACCAAGTggcaactacacacacacacacacacacacacacacacacacacacacacacacacacacacacacacacacacacacacacacacatctcagaaCTAACACTATTCATACATTTTGTCTGAATTGCCTGTACATATTCAAAAGTATACATACCAAGTTGTTTGAGGGCTTTGGTCTGCATGTTTGACTGTGATGGAAGTGCTTTAGGAGGCAAAGGTGGAAACTGTGGGCATAAAATCATCAACTCAATATTCGAATAAGTTCTTAGATCTTATGGTTTTAATGAAAATGAGTAAGCATTGCCTAATGGGTCATTCAATGTCAACTCAGTCACAGGTCCCTGGctcaaatttatattttttcttaaGAAATATGAAATGCCATGGATAAATACCGTATTGACGGAGTAATTAATTTTGTAGAGGGGGGGGTCGAAATTACAAAAAACACTTGACAGCATGACAGCATCTGCTGAACAGATATTATAGATGGGCAAAAATGCTGCAATTTTTCTAGTAATTTGGCTCCAAATTTCATCTGAAAATATAATTTGACCCTCCATATTTATCCATGGCATTTCATATTTTGGCTTTCATCACTATTTatgttagtatatatatatgggaGTGTTTAGACTATTCACTCACTATAATTCCCTGAATTCCAGGAACATTTTCTTGTGAGAAAAGACTCTGTTGAAGCCAGTCAAAGTCTTCATATGCTCGAAAAACACACACCCCAACACTGCTATTTAACTGAGGGAAGAATGATGCAATGCTATTTTAGCATTCGACAAAACATATTCGGAACATTTTATGCATTTACTAGGCATCTTACTTTCTGGGACGTGATGGCAAACGTCAGAACGTCTCCATCCTCAGTCAAATCAGTGATTCTGATGCTGCTCGCACTCACACTTAGTTCTGATTCTGCACTTGAACCTTCCTaaaacactcacacagacattcATTTACACAGTACAAGAATTGCAATCAGTACTTGCAATCAACAAGACAACTATAAACACTCAGGGTTTTTATAAGCAAATTTCCTTGTTGTGAaacttaattataataatattatattaataatattccAGTAGCTTATATCCATTTTTATAAGGTTCAATAGTAACATGAGTTAGTGTATCAGGCATCATACACAATTGAACAATATGTTAACAGCCTTAAAATTGTTTACTGTAATGcatgtttaacaatatttaataacaatgtgtatacagtcaaaccaaaaattattcagatataattttttacaagtggatgcaggacactatagttgaTTTATataagtgaggatagcaaaataaagtaaactctgacatattatacccaaaacattcttcatacagtgcactaccagtaaaattaatacaaatttgggaccaaaatgattcagacactttgacttGAGCACGGTTTGACctagtgttttttctttaactGCTAATttgaccttttacaccacagactgaacaaaatgaagcattgctagGTAATTGGTTGagtaaattggtattatctaattgtggacttaaatttaacagctgacagctgataTACCTTTCAAAGTtatctatcaaagttatctgacattatcaagatgaatttgttcttaCAGTTTAACTcggagttcttgtcatatttcaACCATTTTGtggtttgactgtgtgtgtgtgtatatatatatataaaacatttataaatgaaccaatattAATCAATGCTACAAAAGATATTTAAAGAATTAACATTACCAAATAAAAAATTGTCTACAAAGAGCAAATGGTTGAAGACCATGTTACTAGATGGTCATGTGATAATCCAGAAGATAAACCAGAAATGGTTACTTACCATCTCACAGAAATTCAACAGGTTTCCTACTTTGGTTTAATCTTCAAAAGGGAAAAAACAGAGGCATATGAGAAAACCAAAAGTAAACCCTTCTCTTAATCCTTCTTATAAACCCTTTGTTCTGTCCTCTCTTTTTTCTAATCTCGTTCCCTTCCTCACTCTCTCTCCAGTTGATGCAAAATGCTCACACGCACATTCTTGCGGAGACAGGATATCCTTCAGATCAAAGGTCACTATGGTCCTGCGATTTGGTTGTATGTGAAATTGTATCCAATATATAGTTTTTTAGTGTCCTCTTTCGAATGACATCTGGAATACACTCAAACTAAGTAACTTGTAAAGCACACTCATTACAGGCTACTGAGTAACCAAGCACAGTTACACTGGGCAAAGTTTATGAGATTCACCTGACTGCAGCGTTCATAGCATGCATAAACCCATTGAAGCTGCCTGGATTTCAAACCATTTAAGAAAATATGGTGGCAAACACAAATCAGAATGAAGCACTTCACAGTCACCTGGTGAAAGAATGAATGGCAAAATTAATTACGGTTAAAAAAAGCAGTTGACACTGGGActataaatagatagatagtgATGGAATAAAAGATGCACAAAGATCAAACTAAAATCTGGTCATTTTTTATTCTAACTTTGCAAATCAGTTACATTTTACATACAAAGTCAAGCTTAATACAGCCTGCCACTTCCTATAGTTTCCCAAACGACTTCTGACTTGTTCACGTAGAGTGTTTGTAGTACGATAACAGGTCATCCAGACTCTGTGTTTGGGCAGTCTGTGGTTGAGCAGGTTGTGCATATGTGGGCATGTCAGAAGGATGACTAGAAGTAGATATGTTCTGTGTGTCTCTTTCTGTGGCCCTTTGGGATTCAGACCACTTGAAGGCAAGTTTTCCTTTGGCCTGCCCTTTGTTTGTTgctctgttgtgattggcccATCTGTCATCTGCAAAATAAGCAGAGGGAGGAGCAAAATCCGAGTCTCGCTCCTCTCGACGACGACTGGTCCACTGACCCCAGGAGAACTCTGGAAAAGGAAATAAATGCGTACGTTGGGTTTTCTTCAAAACACTGGAGCAAATGAATAGGAAGGAAGGAATATGTACGGTCATGTACCTTTGCCTCTATCCCAATCTCTTACGTATGGAACGCCAGGTTTGGTGTCTTTTCTTTCCTGAATCTCCACCTCCACTTTCGACACTGTTGCAGGGGCTGGAGGTCCAACTTCAATATCGTCATCATTCTCAGCACCAGCAGCAGCAGGAGCTACAAAAAACATCCACACAACCTTTAGAAATCACCACCAACATAGAGatacacatttaatatacacatATAAAACTTCACACCATCTTCTTCATCCCCTGGCTCCAGCTTGCTTTTCTTCGTCCTTCTCATCCTCACTTTAGCGAGTCGAGTTTCAAGCAGGGCTTTCCGCTTATCCTTCAGTTGCTCACGTTTGCTGCGCTGTTCTGTGGTctacagagagagaaaaaaacttgTAAACCTTAAGTTATATGACAGCCAATAGTAGAGGCTGAGGGAAACGGTTTCAATCGCAGCCAATAGTATACAAGCTAAGGACACGTTTAAAAATCACTTAGTTTACTAACTGAACAGCCAACAGTCAGAAATCTAACTGAAATGCACAAATAATGGttacaatgtttaaaaaataattaatgaatcaaaaatatttattaaaaatgtacaattatttttatattatgatatttatatatatatatatttaatcattttgacattcaaaaaatatatcttacattatttctctttgtacatatatatatatatatatatatatatatatatatatatatatatatatatatatatatcaattgaTACTGAATGTTAAGTTATTACTAGAAATGTAGCAAAgttaatttttaataacaataataattatcacttttttatatctctcaatcaaCTCAATTCATTATATTAAGTATATATAATTGTGATGCCTATATTCACTTGcattaaaaattacattttttaatgatttaccCTAAATGCATAGACAAAAtagtacagaaatgtaatattgtccatttttcaataataataataacatggaTCACATGTGATAACTGCCTAATTCTGGCCAAAACAAAGTGTCTTAGAAGGCAACATaaataatgctggctatcttttGGAACAGTCTTTGCTTCGAATGCACACTTGCAAAGCCTTATAATGCTGTCTAGGTAGGCAGCTCATTCCGCCTTGGAAAAGAGTTCTTGACTCATTGTTGTTCTGACCTGGTCTCTCAGCATGTCTAGAGTTTCTCTCTGTTTTCTACGTCGGTCCTCATCCTGGGCAAAAGCAAAATACCCAACACCCAGCTCTCTGGCCTCTGAAATGGACACAAAACACTCATGTGAGAGAGTGTGCAGATTTAATTCAACACTCTCAAAGAAGCACTAATTAAAGGCGTTTTCTACACATTAGACAGGTTTTGGTGTGTCTAGAGATCACTTCTCTCCATCACCTTGCTCTCTAATATTTTCATAGTGAATGGGTCCGACAGGTTTCTTCATCTGctcctcttcctctctctcccaCTGCTCTCTCTGCATTTCTCTCCTCATGTCATCAGATAACAGCGTCCTATCAGCGCCAGTCACCCTGTGCAtataaatagaaataaatagaGCACAAACTAGTTACATACCAATACAAACATGCAAAGCAAAGGTAAGAATAAATGTACCTCTTGTTCTGGAGATCTTGGTCCATTTTCTGAAAATCTGGTAGGTCTTTCCTCAGACATCTTCTAGAACGTCCTAATGCATCAACATAGTCCACCCTGAAAGAGAAGAAAGAAAATCCATAGGTAAGTTCAAATCATGTCACCTGTTAATCAGgttgaaaatacatttataaacacACCATACCATTCTTCATTTGCATTCTGTGGGACTGGAACAGGGACGTTCACATCAGAGTCCTCTCCATCTCGGTCCCCTGCTACATTTGGAGTGTGCATCTGTGGTTCATTCCTCTGGTTTATAATCTTCTGGGTGAAGTCCACAAGGAAAAGACTTTCAGTCTCCTCatctaaatataaaaagaaacTG is a genomic window of Pseudorasbora parva isolate DD20220531a chromosome 12, ASM2467924v1, whole genome shotgun sequence containing:
- the si:dkey-28n18.9 gene encoding sorting nexin-5, which codes for MEGSSAESELSVSASSIRITDLTEDGDVLTFAITSQKLNSSVGVCVFRAYEDFDWLQQSLFSQENVPGIQGIIFPPLPPKALPSQSNMQTKALKQLGFLALGKDWQGYCKALEFYLQQVATHPTLCKCKALDSFLINSESPGKQRGRKGILNRLSQAMEEMRKESHKDVDNFFQNERNKNTNIAALSKVATEKLLDVVMTEQKLALACGHFSTSLHLCVNQDDAAAVAFSKVCLKLSDIIEAVKRNFEQVATNNLTTLGLGLDLESRYQEAEKEMLFRRTCKLIELETVKKSAEKAKANKREVMEAFQKAVENEFNLVSSVAKQEIVHFNNSRVNVLKNFLIDWCEQQLNTAKEYAELYSQHLEACRNMYSE
- the ccdc174 gene encoding coiled-coil domain-containing protein 174 yields the protein MDKKKKPYNVTASSLVDLKAELYRKQEQFKHDRLGQDAGAAQKSKTKIKKPNIWTKQNEGVDVRAQRDVQETAEEENTLDKSRQKLEEKARLYEQMTKGDFPDEETESLFLVDFTQKIINQRNEPQMHTPNVAGDRDGEDSDVNVPVPVPQNANEEWVDYVDALGRSRRCLRKDLPDFQKMDQDLQNKRVTGADRTLLSDDMRREMQREQWEREEEEQMKKPVGPIHYENIREQEARELGVGYFAFAQDEDRRRKQRETLDMLRDQTTEQRSKREQLKDKRKALLETRLAKVRMRRTKKSKLEPGDEEDAPAAAGAENDDDIEVGPPAPATVSKVEVEIQERKDTKPGVPYVRDWDRGKEFSWGQWTSRRREERDSDFAPPSAYFADDRWANHNRATNKGQAKGKLAFKWSESQRATERDTQNISTSSHPSDMPTYAQPAQPQTAQTQSLDDLLSYYKHST